A genomic segment from Verrucomicrobiia bacterium encodes:
- a CDS encoding ATP-binding cassette domain-containing protein, whose protein sequence is MHCVELIEVTKSFGTVPAVSDLSLSVPQGSVYGFIGPNGSGKTTTLRMIIHILRPDRGTVRVFGGELRDARSSRIGYLPEERGLYRRMKVRSLLRFYGDLKAGRSVEAEVDQWIERLDLARYAHHRIEALSKGTSQRVQFAAAVVARPELVILDEPFSGLDPVNADVLRAAILDLRRHGATVILSTHDMTVAEQMCDAIFMIFRGRKVLDGPLSQIQARYGSDTIRLALDHDARPEDPWPGVESSRDFGQYRELRLAPGADPQAVLHAALKRGSVRRFEIAHPSLHDIFVRIAGVPEPDPSHA, encoded by the coding sequence ATGCACTGCGTCGAACTGATCGAGGTCACCAAATCCTTCGGCACCGTCCCGGCGGTTTCCGATCTCTCCCTCTCCGTCCCCCAAGGCTCGGTGTACGGCTTCATCGGACCCAACGGCTCCGGCAAGACCACCACCCTGCGGATGATCATCCATATCCTCCGCCCCGACCGCGGAACGGTCCGGGTCTTCGGCGGCGAACTCCGCGACGCCCGCTCCAGCCGCATCGGCTACCTCCCGGAGGAACGGGGCCTCTACCGCCGGATGAAGGTCCGGTCCCTGCTCCGTTTCTACGGGGACCTCAAGGCGGGCCGCTCCGTGGAGGCCGAGGTGGACCAGTGGATCGAACGTCTCGACCTCGCCCGCTACGCCCACCATCGCATCGAGGCCCTCTCCAAGGGAACCAGCCAGCGCGTCCAGTTCGCCGCCGCGGTCGTCGCCCGACCGGAACTGGTCATCCTCGACGAACCCTTCTCAGGCCTCGATCCCGTCAATGCCGACGTTCTTCGCGCCGCCATTCTCGACCTTCGCCGACACGGTGCCACGGTGATCCTCAGCACCCACGACATGACGGTCGCCGAGCAGATGTGCGACGCGATCTTCATGATCTTTCGCGGACGCAAGGTCCTCGACGGTCCCCTCTCCCAAATCCAGGCACGCTACGGCTCGGATACCATCCGCCTCGCCCTCGACCACGATGCCCGGCCGGAGGATCCCTGGCCCGGGGTGGAATCCAGCCGTGACTTCGGTCAGTACCGCGAACTGCGTCTCGCCCCCGGTGCCGATCCCCAGGCCGTCCTTCACGCCGCCCTCAAACGCGGCTCCGTGCGCCGCTTCGAAATCGCCCACCCCTCCCTCCACGACATCTTTGTCCGCATCGCCGGTGTCCCCGAACCCGATCCTTCCCATGCGTAG
- a CDS encoding ABC transporter permease, producing MRRALRIARREFIAAVCTKGFVIALVLAPLLMGGGLFGAALTARQDRTADRRLAVLDPDGVLGPALLEAASQRTGPGIYRVETVVPDPSEPDSQRLALSDRVRAGELHAFIEIAPGLAPSPTAANPAADAPSPTPGLRYFARNPAIDEVRGWVAETLNRRLRQTRLEAAGLDPDIISRAMAWVPVEGLGLVARDVRTGDVTPGRRQNELAAVGLPMVVVLLATLLVMMGSAPLLQSVMEEKTQRIAEVMLGAATAWEIMLGKLLGGVAVALAAMTVYLGSGFTAFAALAASHAIPWSLVPWFVAYVIAAILLFGAVALALGSACSDAKDAQNLQLPVMLPVVVPLFLLLPVIKEPQGTLATTLSLVPPFSPLLMLLRLATPEGVPPWQAWLGLLGVLAATAVALWLGSRIFRVGILMQGKLPKFSQILRWGLRG from the coding sequence ATGCGTAGAGCCCTTCGAATCGCCCGCCGCGAGTTCATCGCCGCCGTCTGCACCAAGGGCTTCGTCATCGCCCTCGTCCTCGCCCCGCTCCTCATGGGCGGCGGCCTCTTCGGAGCCGCCCTCACCGCCCGACAGGACCGCACCGCCGACCGGCGCCTGGCCGTGCTCGATCCCGATGGAGTCCTCGGCCCTGCCCTCCTGGAGGCCGCTTCCCAACGCACCGGCCCCGGAATCTACCGCGTCGAAACCGTCGTCCCCGACCCGTCCGAACCCGATTCCCAGCGCCTCGCGCTCTCCGACCGCGTCCGGGCCGGCGAACTCCATGCCTTCATCGAAATCGCCCCCGGCCTCGCCCCGTCCCCAACCGCGGCCAACCCGGCAGCGGACGCGCCGTCTCCCACCCCCGGCCTCCGATACTTCGCCCGCAATCCGGCCATCGACGAAGTCCGCGGCTGGGTCGCCGAAACCCTCAATCGTCGCCTCCGCCAGACCCGTCTCGAAGCCGCCGGTCTCGATCCGGACATCATCTCCCGTGCCATGGCTTGGGTCCCCGTCGAGGGCCTCGGCCTCGTCGCCCGCGACGTCCGCACCGGCGATGTCACCCCGGGCCGTCGCCAGAACGAACTCGCCGCGGTCGGACTGCCCATGGTGGTGGTCCTCCTCGCCACGCTGCTGGTCATGATGGGCTCCGCCCCGCTGCTCCAGAGTGTCATGGAGGAGAAAACCCAGCGCATCGCCGAGGTCATGCTCGGCGCCGCCACCGCCTGGGAGATCATGCTCGGCAAACTCCTCGGCGGCGTCGCCGTCGCCCTTGCCGCCATGACCGTGTATCTCGGCTCCGGCTTCACCGCCTTCGCCGCCCTCGCCGCCAGCCACGCCATCCCCTGGTCCCTCGTGCCCTGGTTCGTCGCCTACGTGATCGCTGCCATCCTCCTGTTCGGCGCCGTCGCCCTCGCCCTCGGCTCCGCCTGCAGCGACGCCAAGGATGCCCAGAACCTCCAACTGCCCGTCATGCTCCCCGTTGTGGTCCCCCTCTTCCTCCTCCTCCCTGTCATCAAGGAACCCCAGGGCACCCTCGCCACCACCCTCTCCCTCGTCCCGCCCTTCTCCCCGCTCCTCATGCTCCTCCGCCTCGCCACACCCGAGGGCGTCCCACCCTGGCAGGCCTGGCTAGGACTCCTCGGCGTCCTCGCCGCCACCGCCGTCGCCCTCTGGCTCGGCAGCCGGATCTTCCGCGTCGGCATCCTCATGCAGGGCAAACTTCCAAAGTTTTCCCAGATCCTCCGCTGGGGCCTCCGCGGTTGA